Proteins found in one Arachis stenosperma cultivar V10309 chromosome 8, arast.V10309.gnm1.PFL2, whole genome shotgun sequence genomic segment:
- the LOC130943442 gene encoding uncharacterized protein LOC130943442 produces MGTNSTEHGGSEEIMENEVKETKNFPIHKLIADSSSKSNSMVIKKRHAVIPPHIIAEAISTMGIDLRFSGPITQKEMEYVEQYVLAKYPEYGGLIQGDGNGIDLSSFIINEEPSECTQDDRGKSPIGTPRESSMYLFGSNLPEMDRAQLEPSRLLDILNKKTSFHGSFISIPEIQVTNKVLKHCGLPDDEYLVLFTPSYKDAMMLVGESYPFVKGNYYMTTLGEEEDCIREFASFKESKVILAPKAWLDLRIKGSQLSQNFRRKCKISLKGLFSFLADVNGTMHWISEAHRNSWHVLLDASALVVGKDSLRLALHRPDFVVCSLDNTHSNPSKIITCLLVRKKSFDTSSATSSQVFE; encoded by the exons ATGGGAACTAACAGCACAGAGCATGGAGGATCTGAG GAGATTATGGAAAATGAAGTCAAGGAAACTAAGAATTTTCCTATACACAAATTAATAGCAGATAGTAGTTCTAAATCAAACAGTATGGTCATAAAG AAACGCCATGCAGTGATTCCTCCTCACATCATAGCTGAGGCCATATCAACTATGGGAATTGACCTTAGATTTTCTGGTCCGATCACACAGAAAGAAATGGAGTATGTTGAGCAATATGTGCTCGCAAAGTATCCGGAATATGGAGGCCTAATTCAAGGAGATGGAAATGGAATAGACTTGTCTAGCTTCATCATCAATGAGGAGCCTTCAGAATGCACACAAGATGATCGAGGAAAGTCGCCAATAGGGACTCCTAGAGAGTCTTCTATGTATCTGTTTGGAAGCAATCTCCCTGAAATGGATCGAGCGCAGTTGGAGCCGTCGAGGCTACTAGACATTCTCAACAAGAAAACTTCATTCCATGGAAGTTTTATCTCAATCCCGGAAATCCAAGTTACAAACAAGGTTTTGAAGCATTGCGGCTTGCCGGATGATGAGTATCTTGTTCTCTTCACTCCAAGTTACAAGGATGCTATGATGTTGGTTGGAGAAAGCTACCCTTTTGTTAAGGGTAACTACTACATGACAACTCTTGGCGAAGAAGAAGATTGCATACGCGAATTCGCTTCTTTTAAGGAGTCAAAGGTGATTCTCGCGCCGAAAGCTTGGCTTGATTTGAGGATCAAGGGTTCACAGCTGAGCCAGAACTTTAGGAGGAAGTGTAAGATCAGCTTGAAAGGGTTGTTCTCTTTTCTAGCAGATGTGAATGGAACAATGCATTGGATTTCTGAGGCTCACAGGAACAGTTGGCATGTCCTGCTTGATGCGTCTGCGTTGGTGGTCGGAAAGGATAGTCTCCGGCTCGCACTTCACCGGCCAGATTTCGTTGTTTGTAGCCTTGATAACACTCATTCCAACCCTTCAAAAATCATCACTTGCCTCTTGGTGAGGAAGAAATCCTTTGATACTTCCTCAGCTACTTCTTCTCAGGTATTTGAATGA